Proteins encoded together in one Dermacentor silvarum mitochondrion, complete genome window:
- the ND5 gene encoding NADH dehydrogenase subunit 5, whose product MFIKWTLMFFMISLIFFFFFMTMFYLNNFLILEYNLISINNLDLKLYLLFDWMSCLFSCIVLLISSMVLMYSYSYMKHEKNKISFCWMVLMFVLSMILLIMMPNAFMLILGWDGLGLISYILVIFYQSTNSFNSGMMTIISNRIGDVMMIMMIIFMLNFGSFDLMSMNKLEFICEMFIVTAGLTKSAQIPFSAWLPAAMAAPTPVSSLVHSSTLVTAGVYLLIRFDFLFQIEFFSEILFKVSFLSMMMAGIKAFFENDLKKIIAFFSFSQLSMMMVVLSMNLTYLAFFPLIMPAVFKSMLFLGAGFVIHNLMGKQDIWMLSDFFFFSPLVLSCMLISFYSLMGIPFIGGFYSKDLILEYFLLKNFNLIVLVIFVLGVIFTFLYNMRLIYYMFLKGTLANILIKINYDIFMKFPIFFLTFLLLVVGNLLFWFIMPYHSMIFITNLQKLLSLILLMVVLYMSIYFMKISYLNPKNFEFFMTMWFLSKLTSLGPLFNTKNFLKMKIKDCPWIEKKKPLGMKSMFMKNYKISFLSNKMSFPKIIMLTMLFIL is encoded by the coding sequence ATTTTTATTAAATGAACCCTTATATTTTTTATAATTAGTTTAATTTTTTTTTTTTTTTTTATAACAATATTTTATTTAAATAACTTTTTAATTTTAGAGTATAATCTTATTTCAATTAATAATCTAGATTTAAAATTATATTTACTGTTTGATTGAATAAGATGTTTATTTTCATGTATTGTTTTATTAATTTCAAGAATAGTATTAATATATAGTTATAGTTATATAAAACATGAAAAAAATAAAATTTCTTTTTGTTGAATAGTATTAATATTTGTTCTATCAATAATTTTATTAATTATAATGCCTAATGCTTTTATATTAATTTTAGGTTGAGACGGTCTTGGGTTAATTTCTTATATTTTAGTTATTTTTTATCAAAGAACAAATTCGTTTAATTCTGGAATAATGACTATTATTAGAAATCGTATTGGAGATGTAATAATAATTATAATAATTATTTTTATATTAAATTTTGGCTCATTTGATTTAATAAGAATAAATAAACTTGAATTTATCTGTGAAATATTTATTGTTACTGCTGGATTAACAAAAAGAGCTCAAATTCCATTCTCTGCTTGACTTCCCGCTGCTATAGCAGCCCCCACTCCAGTTTCTTCCTTAGTTCATTCTTCAACGTTAGTAACAGCTGGAGTTTATTTATTAATTCGTTTTGATTTTTTATTTCAGATTGAATTTTTTAGCGAAATTTTATTTAAAGTTTCGTTTCTTTCTATAATAATAGCAGGGATTAAAGCCTTTTTTGAAAATGATTTAAAGAAAATTATTGCCTTTTTTTCTTTTAGTCAACTTTCAATAATAATAGTAGTTTTGTCAATAAATTTAACTTATTTAGCTTTTTTTCCTTTAATTATACCTGCTGTATTTAAATCAATACTTTTTTTAGGAGCCGGTTTTGTAATTCATAATTTAATAGGAAAACAAGATATTTGAATATTATCAGATTTTTTTTTTTTTAGCCCCTTAGTTTTAAGATGTATATTAATTTCATTTTATTCTTTAATAGGAATTCCATTTATTGGAGGATTTTATTCAAAAGATTTAATTTTAGAATATTTTTTATTGAAAAACTTTAATTTAATTGTATTAGTAATTTTTGTATTAGGAGTAATTTTTACTTTTTTATATAATATACGTTTAATTTATTATATATTTCTTAAGGGCACTTTAGCTAACATTTTAATTAAAATTAATTATGATATTTTTATAAAATTTCCTATTTTTTTTTTAACTTTTTTATTGCTAGTTGTAGGAAATTTACTTTTTTGATTTATTATACCTTATCACAGAATAATTTTTATTACTAATTTACAAAAATTGTTAAGATTAATTTTATTAATAGTAGTTTTATATATAAGAATTTATTTTATAAAAATTAGTTATTTAAATCCTAAAAATTTCGAATTTTTTATAACAATATGATTCTTATCAAAATTAACAAGTTTAGGCCCCCTTTTCAATACAAAAAATTTTTTGAAAATAAAAATTAAGGATTGCCCTTGAATTGAAAAAAAAAAACCCCTAGGAATAAAAAGTATATTTATAAAAAATTATAAAATTTCATTTCTTTCTAATAAAATATCTTTTCCTAAAATTATTATATTAACTATACTATTTATTTTATAA